In Camelus ferus isolate YT-003-E chromosome 10, BCGSAC_Cfer_1.0, whole genome shotgun sequence, the following proteins share a genomic window:
- the AKIP1 gene encoding A-kinase-interacting protein 1 isoform X1 translates to MENCLAAAALNGLDRRSLQRSAKLGQEVLERAKRRAVDWHSVELPKGSAGVISRERPYRERGPAAGTQRLLPGEREERHPTLSASFRTMAEFMDYTSSQCGKYYSSAPEEGGAIHVSRYHRGKSSELCSDIGNDQRKDASRGVGGICLASDCALEAPRPAENISKDLYIEVYPGTYSVTVGTNDLTKKTHVVAVDSGQSVDLVFPV, encoded by the exons ATGGAGAACTGTTTGGCGGCCGCGGCGCTGAACGGGTTGGACCGACGTTCCCTGCAGCGCTCGGCTAAGCTGGGTCAGGAAGTGCTGGAGCGGGCCAAAAGGAGGGCGGTGGACTGGCATTCGGTGGAGCTTCCCAAAGGCAGCGCGGGGGTCATTTCCCGGGAGCGGCCCTACCGAGAAAGAGGGCCGGCAGCCGGCACCCAGCGGCTTCTCCCGGGAGAG AGAGAAGAAAGACATCCAACCCTCAGTGCTTCCTTCAGAACAATGGCAGAATTCATGGACTATACTTCGAGTCAGTGTGGG AAGTATTACTCATCTGcgccagaggaaggaggggcaatCCATGTCTCTCGTTATCACAGAGGGAAGTCATCGGAGCTGTGCTCGGACATAGGGAACGATCAG AGAAAAGACGCGTCCCGCGGGGTCGGAGGCATCTGCCTGGCGTCGGACTGTGCTCTGGAGGCGCCCCGGCCT GCTGAGAACATCTCTAAGGACCTCTACATAGAAGTGTATCCAGGGACCTACTCCGTCACTGTGGGTACAAATGACTTGACTAAGAAGACTCACGTGGTAGCAGTTGACTCAGGACAAAGTGTGGACTTGGTCTTCCCTGTATGA
- the AKIP1 gene encoding A-kinase-interacting protein 1 isoform X2 has protein sequence MENCLAAAALNGLDRRSLQRSAKLGQEVLERAKRRAVDWHSVELPKGSAGVISRERPYRERGPAAGTQRLLPGEREERHPTLSASFRTMAEFMDYTSSQCGKYYSSAPEEGGAIHVSRYHRGKSSELCSDIGNDQRKDASRGVGGICLASDCALEAPRPVSAELLGSWASPPLLVIRLRTSLRTST, from the exons ATGGAGAACTGTTTGGCGGCCGCGGCGCTGAACGGGTTGGACCGACGTTCCCTGCAGCGCTCGGCTAAGCTGGGTCAGGAAGTGCTGGAGCGGGCCAAAAGGAGGGCGGTGGACTGGCATTCGGTGGAGCTTCCCAAAGGCAGCGCGGGGGTCATTTCCCGGGAGCGGCCCTACCGAGAAAGAGGGCCGGCAGCCGGCACCCAGCGGCTTCTCCCGGGAGAG AGAGAAGAAAGACATCCAACCCTCAGTGCTTCCTTCAGAACAATGGCAGAATTCATGGACTATACTTCGAGTCAGTGTGGG AAGTATTACTCATCTGcgccagaggaaggaggggcaatCCATGTCTCTCGTTATCACAGAGGGAAGTCATCGGAGCTGTGCTCGGACATAGGGAACGATCAG AGAAAAGACGCGTCCCGCGGGGTCGGAGGCATCTGCCTGGCGTCGGACTGTGCTCTGGAGGCGCCCCGGCCTGTGAGTGCAGAGCTTCTAGGGTCCTGGGCTTCACCCCCACTGCTTGTTATCAG GCTGAGAACATCTCTAAGGACCTCTACATAG